The Geobacter sp. sequence CGGCATGCCCTTTACCGCGGCCGATTTTGCCAATCCCTTCGGTTCCTACACAAACACCAGGACCGGAACCCCTTACCAGACTTCGCACAACTGGCAGGGACCGGAAACCAATGCCCGTGCAGGAGCACTCCCGCCGGTTCAGGCGCTGATGACCACGGGCAGCCTGCGCGCCCGTACCAACTACCAGCTCTCCTGCGTCCGCTGCCACAACCAGCATGACAATACCTATCCACCATTCCTGCGCATGGCGAACGACCAGGACCAGATGTGCCTGGACTGCCACCGCCAGCGCAATACCGTTGACCAGATGCAGGGAACTCACCCGGTCGCCGTCGATTACGCATCCATACAGGCGGCAAGCCCTGCCGCTTTCAAACCCTTCTCCACCAGCAGCGGACTGACGCTCCCCGGCGGCAAGGTTCTCTGCAGCAGCTGCCACAGCGTCCACTACACCGATTCACGGGCCGGCACCCAGAAAGGCTCCGCGAACTTCCTCAACCTCTCAACCGGTGACGGCTACATCCTGCGCACCTCGCTGCACGGCGCCACAGCCAACACCGTCAACCTCTGCACCGACTGCCACATCGGCAAAAAGACCCATAACGCCAGGAACCAGAACGCCCAATGCGGCGACTGTCACGGCGGGCACGTTGATCTCGGCGACGGCACCACGCCGAACGTCTGGCTGGTTCGCCGCCAACTGACCTATTCCTCGGTGAGCCGCTCGGCGCGGCCGTTCCAGGCGATCTTCACCTCGGTCACCCGGAAAAACTACAAGAACCCGGCCGGCACCGGCATCTGCCAGGTCTGCCACGTGGTCCCGGTCGGCACCGGGTATCCTACCGACCACGAATCGAATGATCCTGTCGTCTGCAACGCCTGCCATGGCCATAACAGCGGCGCCGGATCGTTCAGCGTCGGTGCGGGCGGGTGCTCAAGCTGTCACGGCTACCCGCCACAGGGAAATACCGCCGGCGGACCGCGTGGATATGCCGTCTATAACGGCACACCTTCTCCGTTCACCAACGAATCGACCGGCGCTCATCCTGCCCATGCCGCGATCCCCTACCAGAAGGCATGCGTGGAATGCCACCGGGGGAACACCCACATAACCGGCACCTTCACGGATGTCTTCATCCTGGCCGGACCGATCCTCTCCATCTATACCAGCCAGATCAAGCCGCAGTACGACACTACGGCCATGACCTGCAGCAATGTCTATTGCCACTCCAACGGTGCGCCGCGCGGCGGCACCCTGACCGCAGTTGTGGCTCCCTCCTGGTCCCAGGCCCTGGGCGGAGGCGCAGGCTCGATCATCGGCACTGCCAACGAATGTTCGAGCTGCCACGGCAGCACTGCTGCCAATATGACCACCAATTCCCACTCCGCCCACCTGGCAGGCGCCATCGACTGCGCCAAGTGTCACACCAACACGGTCAATCCGGGCAAGATCATCAAGGACGTGGTGTTGCACGTCAACGGCACCAAGGACGTCTACTTCGATGCCATCAACCCCGGTGGGGTAAAAACCGTTGTCAGCAATCAGCTCGTCTGCTCCAACCTCTACTGTCACAGCAATGCCCAGGGGGTCGGCGGCACCGGCAGCGTAACCTATCGCACCCCGGTCTGGGGCGGCACCATCAACGGCTGCGGCGGCTGTCACCAGAACATGGCAACCTTTGCCGTCATCTCCTCGGGAAGCCATAAAACCCATGCCAATACCCAGCAGTACAGTTGCTCTCTCTGCCACAACACCGGCTATACCGCATCCGCAGTGACGGCGACGACCCACGTGGACAAACAGATCAACGTCGTCTTCACCGGCATTGCCGTCGGCAATGCAACACCCTACAGCAAGACTGTCGCATTCGCCCCCGGCACCGCCTACGGCACCTGTTCGAGCGTCTACTGCCACAGCACCGTTAAAGGCGCATCACCGGTCTACAAGACCGTTACCTGGGGTGCAGCCGCCCCCTGCGGTGCTTGCCACGTGAACATGGCCAGCGATGCAGGCGCCACCGGCAGCCACATCCAGCATGCCCAGACTGCCGGCTATGCCTGCTCGGTCTGCCACAGCGGTGCAGGAACCGGGACGCTCCTCCACGCGAACCGCCAGATCGATTTCTCCTTCACCGCAGCAGGAGCAGGAACCACCTATTCGGGTGGCACGGCTGCAAGCCCAACGGCAGCCTACGGCACATGTTCGACCAGTAACTGTCACGGTGCCCAGAATCCCACCTGGGGAGCCAATACCGGCAAGATTCGCTGTGCCAAGTGCCACGGCTACCGGTCAACTCCCTGGAATGCCCTGAGCGGGGCAACCGCTGCCACCGACAGCAAGGCCGGCACCCACTTCAACCATATCTCGTCCACCACCTACAAGTATTCGCGCCCCTTCAGCTGCGCCGAATGCCATGCCACCTCCATTGCGCTCATCAGCGACGACGTCAACGCCGCCGGCCACTTCGGCGCCACGCCCGCAGAGGTGAGCTTCGGCACCCTGGCAAAAACCGACGGCCTGACCCCGTCGTACTCCGCGGGGACCTGCTCCAATACTTACTGCCACGGCGCATCGCTCCCCGATGGCGCCACACCGACCAGAGTGACGCCGACCTG is a genomic window containing:
- a CDS encoding CxxxxCH/CxxCH domain-containing protein, which translates into the protein MNRSAAFILIAGALFLMASATAWGLTVSPPHDASSGYSCASCHISHRTLGGTGYSNICLNCHRPGDPKAGGMPFTAADFANPFGSYTNTRTGTPYQTSHNWQGPETNARAGALPPVQALMTTGSLRARTNYQLSCVRCHNQHDNTYPPFLRMANDQDQMCLDCHRQRNTVDQMQGTHPVAVDYASIQAASPAAFKPFSTSSGLTLPGGKVLCSSCHSVHYTDSRAGTQKGSANFLNLSTGDGYILRTSLHGATANTVNLCTDCHIGKKTHNARNQNAQCGDCHGGHVDLGDGTTPNVWLVRRQLTYSSVSRSARPFQAIFTSVTRKNYKNPAGTGICQVCHVVPVGTGYPTDHESNDPVVCNACHGHNSGAGSFSVGAGGCSSCHGYPPQGNTAGGPRGYAVYNGTPSPFTNESTGAHPAHAAIPYQKACVECHRGNTHITGTFTDVFILAGPILSIYTSQIKPQYDTTAMTCSNVYCHSNGAPRGGTLTAVVAPSWSQALGGGAGSIIGTANECSSCHGSTAANMTTNSHSAHLAGAIDCAKCHTNTVNPGKIIKDVVLHVNGTKDVYFDAINPGGVKTVVSNQLVCSNLYCHSNAQGVGGTGSVTYRTPVWGGTINGCGGCHQNMATFAVISSGSHKTHANTQQYSCSLCHNTGYTASAVTATTHVDKQINVVFTGIAVGNATPYSKTVAFAPGTAYGTCSSVYCHSTVKGASPVYKTVTWGAAAPCGACHVNMASDAGATGSHIQHAQTAGYACSVCHSGAGTGTLLHANRQIDFSFTAAGAGTTYSGGTAASPTAAYGTCSTSNCHGAQNPTWGANTGKIRCAKCHGYRSTPWNALSGATAATDSKAGTHFNHISSTTYKYSRPFSCAECHATSIALISDDVNAAGHFGATPAEVSFGTLAKTDGLTPSYSAGTCSNTYCHGASLPDGATPTRVTPTWNSPFLTGASSDCGKCHGNPPNTSGHGAVTADLCNGCHNHVNNNRTFNDLSKHINGQLDGGESAGGVDCTPCHSGFANTMNTDTASYHHVVNPATLDYNSTDSCLRCHADHNIFSPIYNPSNPSVSQRGRNLLVAPFTVPTQSSLTATTNTDFDATSGGLCLTCHQSIATKTLTSSRQKDDGTTTNAAVPRVTYTASMHNYTSSSAFSDGSKFNANCVKCHNATSGETSLYQTSANQFGLHVSADRRLSATMGAPVKDAQEENFCFRCHSQAADSLPGTKKAANGKDWYGSQAMSTTSEDTFKSFSTSTRVYRHNLKNYVGIHRPTIQDENLAYISANKHVECADCHNPHIAQAGTHATGSTTLANVLLGASFVSYTPGASNWTNGSYGYSAFVNDNATATEAEYQICFKCHSGANTNVATWGGSGAAAWTDLGLEFNPNNASRHPIGSALSAANQLAAGALTGGWVPGMVMTCSDCHATDSAASQGPHGSSVKWMLNPNTTGTKYNNWPYTSAASNGTSSSTGYINGTGSSTLPNSGQVFCLSCHVWSAGGAGHTQRSGDHGVACVRCHIRVPHGGKVTRFITDANATILGAGVFGAGGSGIPRRYVPDGNGTAFTGMTEFVKSTGAYGKSNCGTNCGEHNATASAAGTKENW